A section of the Candidatus Izemoplasmatales bacterium genome encodes:
- the rpmC gene encoding 50S ribosomal protein L29, translated as MDNAAILKEIDVLKKELFDLRFKHATGQLENTARLNTVKKTIARMKTILTERAAE; from the coding sequence ATGGACAATGCCGCCATCCTGAAAGAGATCGACGTCCTGAAGAAGGAACTGTTCGATCTTCGCTTCAAGCACGCCACCGGCCAGCTTGAAAACACCGCGCGCCTGAATACCGTCAAGAAAACGATCGCCCGCATGAAGACGATCCTGACGGAACGGGCGGCCGAGTAG
- the rpsQ gene encoding 30S ribosomal protein S17, with the protein MEAKQRVFTGTVVSDKADKTITVLVTSYKKHQLYEKRTLASKKFAAHDEKNEAKTGDVVRIIECRPLSATKRFRLLEIVGREKLGE; encoded by the coding sequence ATGGAAGCCAAACAGAGAGTGTTTACCGGAACCGTCGTTTCGGACAAGGCCGACAAGACCATCACGGTCCTCGTCACGTCTTACAAGAAGCACCAGCTTTACGAAAAGCGCACGCTCGCCTCGAAGAAATTCGCGGCCCACGACGAGAAGAACGAAGCCAAGACCGGCGACGTCGTGAGAATCATCGAATGCCGTCCGCTGTCCGCGACGAAGCGTTTCCGCCTCCTGGAAATCGTCGGCCGCGAAAAGCTCGGCGAGTAG
- the rplN gene encoding 50S ribosomal protein L14 yields the protein MIQEYTRMKIADNSGAREIMVFKVLGGTSRKYANIGDIVIATVKFATPGGIVKKSEIVKAVVVRTVRGVHRPDGSYIKFDDNAAVIIKDDKSPKGTRIFGPVARELRDYDFTKIVSLAPEVL from the coding sequence ATGATCCAGGAATACACCAGAATGAAGATCGCCGACAATTCCGGCGCTCGTGAAATCATGGTCTTCAAGGTCCTCGGCGGCACCAGCCGCAAATACGCCAACATCGGCGACATCGTGATCGCGACCGTCAAGTTCGCGACCCCCGGCGGGATCGTCAAGAAGAGCGAGATCGTCAAGGCCGTCGTCGTCCGCACCGTCCGCGGCGTCCATCGCCCCGACGGTTCGTACATCAAGTTCGACGATAACGCCGCCGTCATCATCAAGGACGACAAGAGCCCGAAGGGCACCCGCATCTTCGGCCCGGTCGCCCGCGAGCTGAGAGACTACGACTTCACCAAGATCGTGTCCCTCGCTCCGGAAGTCTTGTAG
- the rplX gene encoding 50S ribosomal protein L24 produces the protein MKLKKGDKVVVIAGADKGKQGTISAISPKSNRVIIEGEGMSKIKKHQKPTQANPDGGIVSLDKPINASNVMLLDPKTKKPTRIGYKEVTKKVKKQEVTKVVRFAKKSGEALE, from the coding sequence ATGAAACTCAAGAAGGGCGACAAGGTCGTCGTCATCGCCGGCGCCGACAAGGGCAAGCAGGGCACCATTTCCGCCATCTCGCCGAAGTCGAACCGCGTCATCATCGAAGGCGAAGGCATGAGCAAGATCAAGAAGCACCAGAAGCCGACGCAGGCCAATCCCGACGGCGGCATCGTCTCGCTGGACAAGCCGATCAACGCTTCCAACGTGATGCTGCTCGACCCGAAGACGAAGAAGCCGACGCGCATCGGATACAAGGAAGTCACCAAGAAGGTCAAGAAGCAGGAAGTCACGAAGGTCGTGCGGTTCGCCAAGAAGTCCGGCGAAGCGCTCGAGTGA
- the rplE gene encoding 50S ribosomal protein L5: MNRLIEKYRGEIAPALQAKFNYASVMQIPKIAKIVLNIGAGDAVANPKVLDDAVAELQQITGQKPIITRAKKSIANFKLREEMPIGCKVTLRGERMYEFFDKLVSLALPRVRDFRGVNPRGFDGRGNYTLGVKEQLIFPEINYDKVNKVRGMDIVIVTTAQTDQEAFELLKLFGMPFRK; encoded by the coding sequence ATGAACAGACTCATTGAAAAGTATCGCGGCGAAATCGCTCCCGCGCTCCAGGCCAAGTTCAACTACGCTTCCGTGATGCAGATCCCGAAGATCGCGAAGATCGTCCTGAACATCGGGGCCGGCGACGCCGTCGCCAACCCGAAGGTCCTCGACGACGCCGTCGCCGAGCTTCAGCAGATCACCGGCCAGAAGCCGATCATCACCCGCGCCAAGAAATCGATCGCGAACTTCAAGCTCCGCGAAGAGATGCCGATCGGCTGCAAGGTCACGCTGCGCGGCGAGCGCATGTACGAATTCTTCGACAAGCTCGTCTCGCTCGCGCTGCCTCGCGTCCGCGACTTCCGCGGCGTCAACCCGCGCGGCTTCGACGGCCGCGGCAACTACACGCTCGGCGTCAAGGAACAGCTGATCTTCCCGGAGATCAACTACGACAAAGTCAACAAGGTCCGCGGCATGGACATCGTCATCGTCACGACCGCGCAGACCGACCAGGAAGCGTTCGAACTGCTCAAGCTGTTCGGAATGCCGTTCCGGAAGTAG
- a CDS encoding type Z 30S ribosomal protein S14 yields MAKTSQKIRQQRGSKFAVRDYTRCERCGRPHAVYRKFKICRICFRELAYKGQIPGVKKASW; encoded by the coding sequence ATGGCTAAGACATCGCAAAAGATCAGACAGCAGCGCGGTTCGAAGTTCGCCGTCCGCGACTACACCCGCTGCGAACGCTGCGGCCGCCCGCATGCCGTCTACCGCAAGTTCAAAATCTGCCGCATCTGCTTCCGTGAACTGGCTTACAAGGGCCAGATTCCCGGCGTCAAAAAGGCAAGCTGGTAA
- the rpsH gene encoding 30S ribosomal protein S8 has product MVMTDPIADMLTRIRNANQMRHATVEMPASKLKAEILEVLKSEGYITKFEVIPAAVQGTIKVTLKYLPNNERAVRGLKRISKPGLRVYAKNDEMPRVLNGLGIAIVSTSHGIMTDRDARKQQVGGEILAYVW; this is encoded by the coding sequence ATGGTTATGACAGACCCGATCGCGGATATGCTCACCAGAATCCGCAATGCCAATCAAATGCGTCATGCGACCGTCGAGATGCCCGCGTCGAAACTGAAGGCGGAAATCCTCGAGGTGCTCAAGAGCGAAGGCTACATCACGAAGTTCGAAGTGATCCCGGCCGCCGTCCAGGGCACGATCAAGGTCACCCTGAAATACCTGCCGAACAACGAACGGGCCGTCCGCGGCCTGAAACGGATTTCCAAACCCGGTCTCCGCGTCTACGCCAAGAACGACGAAATGCCCCGCGTCCTCAACGGGCTCGGCATCGCCATCGTCTCCACTTCGCACGGAATCATGACGGACCGCGACGCCCGCAAGCAGCAAGTCGGCGGCGAAATCCTCGCGTACGTTTGGTAA
- the rplF gene encoding 50S ribosomal protein L6, translated as MSRVGRKLIVLPAGVTATVNGTHVAIKGPKGTLEFTFHKDMTIVSENNTLSVTRPSDSLENRALHGTTRALLNNMVIGVTTGFAKTLDIKGVGYRASLKDGRTLVLNVGYSNPVEIPIPAGLTCEIPVNTEVTVKGADKQAVGEFTAYIRKVREPEPYLGKGIRYRGEHVRHKEGKTAKK; from the coding sequence ATGAGTCGTGTTGGTAGAAAACTGATCGTGCTCCCCGCCGGAGTCACCGCGACCGTCAACGGCACGCACGTTGCGATCAAGGGCCCGAAAGGGACGCTCGAATTCACGTTCCACAAGGATATGACCATCGTATCCGAGAACAACACCCTTTCTGTAACCCGGCCATCGGATTCGCTCGAAAACCGCGCGCTCCACGGAACGACGCGGGCCCTGCTGAACAACATGGTCATAGGAGTGACGACCGGCTTTGCGAAGACGCTCGATATCAAGGGCGTCGGCTACCGTGCGTCGCTGAAGGACGGCCGCACGCTGGTTCTCAACGTCGGCTACTCGAATCCCGTCGAGATCCCGATTCCCGCCGGCCTCACCTGCGAGATCCCGGTCAACACCGAGGTCACCGTCAAGGGTGCCGACAAGCAGGCCGTCGGCGAGTTCACCGCCTATATCCGCAAGGTCCGCGAACCCGAGCCGTACCTCGGCAAGGGCATCCGCTATCGCGGCGAGCACGTACGCCACAAGGAAGGAAAAACTGCTAAGAAGTAG
- the rplR gene encoding 50S ribosomal protein L18, with protein sequence MYTPVNKNEQRIKRHGRSRVNLVGTTERPRLNVFRSNAAIYCQIIDDTVGNTLVSASSLEVKDLNGGNIAGAKVVGKLIAEKAIAKGIKTVVFDRGGYIYHGRVKALAEAAREAGLQF encoded by the coding sequence ATGTATACTCCCGTTAACAAGAACGAACAGCGGATCAAGCGTCACGGCCGTTCCCGCGTGAATCTCGTCGGCACCACCGAGAGACCGCGCCTGAACGTCTTCCGTTCGAACGCCGCGATCTATTGTCAGATCATCGACGACACCGTCGGCAACACCCTCGTGAGCGCCTCGTCGCTGGAAGTAAAGGACCTGAACGGCGGCAACATCGCCGGCGCCAAGGTCGTCGGCAAGCTGATCGCCGAAAAGGCGATCGCGAAGGGCATCAAGACCGTCGTGTTCGACCGCGGCGGCTACATCTACCACGGCAGGGTCAAGGCCTTGGCCGAAGCCGCCCGCGAAGCGGGTCTGCAATTCTAA
- the rpsE gene encoding 30S ribosomal protein S5 has product MENTNREKDANREKRPFRGPRPPKKEEKLYDEKVVSIGRVTKVVKGGKRFSFAAIVVIGDRKGTVGFGAGKASEVPDAIKKGIEDAKKNLVKINLNGTTIPHEALGHYGAAKVFMRPAVEGTGVIAGGAIRAVFELAGIQDVLSKSLGSNAPINMVRATMEGLNSMRNVDQVAVTRGIKSEEVLK; this is encoded by the coding sequence ATGGAAAATACGAACAGAGAGAAAGATGCCAACAGGGAAAAGAGACCCTTCCGCGGACCCAGACCGCCGAAGAAGGAAGAGAAGCTCTACGACGAGAAGGTCGTCTCGATCGGCCGCGTCACGAAGGTCGTCAAGGGCGGCAAGCGCTTCAGTTTCGCCGCGATCGTCGTCATCGGCGACCGCAAGGGCACCGTCGGTTTCGGCGCCGGCAAGGCCTCGGAAGTCCCGGACGCCATCAAGAAGGGCATCGAGGACGCCAAGAAGAACCTCGTCAAGATCAATCTGAACGGCACCACCATCCCGCATGAGGCGCTCGGCCACTACGGTGCGGCGAAGGTCTTCATGCGTCCGGCCGTCGAAGGCACCGGCGTCATCGCCGGCGGCGCGATCCGCGCCGTCTTCGAACTTGCCGGCATCCAGGACGTGCTCTCCAAGTCGCTCGGGTCCAACGCCCCGATCAACATGGTGCGCGCCACGATGGAAGGCCTGAACTCGATGCGAAACGTCGATCAGGTCGCCGTCACCCGCGGAATCAAATCCGAGGAGGTCCTGAAATAA
- the rpmD gene encoding 50S ribosomal protein L30 → MAQIKITLTKSLIGRKPNQVKTIKALGLTKMQSSVVKEDTEALRGMIHSVAHLVTVEAVK, encoded by the coding sequence ATGGCACAGATCAAGATCACGCTGACGAAGAGCCTCATCGGCCGCAAGCCGAACCAAGTCAAAACGATCAAGGCCCTCGGCCTGACCAAGATGCAGTCCTCGGTCGTCAAGGAAGACACCGAAGCGCTGCGCGGGATGATCCATTCGGTCGCCCATCTGGTCACCGTCGAAGCGGTCAAGTAG
- the rplO gene encoding 50S ribosomal protein L15 — MKLNELRPVEGATHYGKRKGRGTSSGNGKTAGRGQKGQKSRSGGHSRMGFEGGQTPLFKRLPKRGFTNFFRKEYATVNVSDLAAYPENTVVNPELLLRDGLVKNVVSGVKILGDGALNVKLTVQAHKFSATAKSIIEAAGGQAEVI; from the coding sequence ATGAAACTCAACGAACTCAGACCCGTCGAAGGCGCCACGCACTACGGCAAACGCAAGGGCCGCGGCACCTCGAGCGGCAACGGCAAGACCGCCGGACGCGGCCAGAAGGGCCAGAAGTCCAGAAGCGGCGGACATTCGCGCATGGGCTTCGAAGGCGGCCAGACGCCGCTCTTCAAGCGTCTGCCGAAGCGTGGCTTCACGAACTTCTTTAGGAAGGAATACGCGACGGTCAACGTCTCGGACCTCGCCGCATATCCGGAGAACACGGTCGTCAATCCGGAGCTCCTGCTCCGCGACGGTCTCGTCAAGAACGTCGTCAGCGGGGTGAAGATCCTCGGCGACGGCGCCCTCAACGTCAAGCTCACGGTGCAGGCACACAAATTCTCCGCGACGGCCAAGTCGATCATCGAAGCTGCCGGTGGACAAGCCGAGGTCATCTGA
- the secY gene encoding preprotein translocase subunit SecY, with the protein METLKRLFKNKDVLLKIGFTLLAFLVFKLLTYVTMPLINPESLTALFDNSGFLGIVNSISGDALRNYSIIALGISPYITASIVIQLLQMDIIPVLKEWGEEGEVGRAKISRLTRYVAMGLAFIQAIAMTFAFHSSQTALFEYGVSDWATEGGRNLWFLIYFYIAIVLTAGTAFMIWLADQITLHGVGNGSSMLIVAGIVISFPGTIASLIQYYIVDPSGALGDSVSAVQGQPWGYVLFGVCILLFVIVLVGITYMQAATRKIPIQYANRPAGSKFSGKSDSNLPIKINTANVIPVIFASIILSLPNTIFSYIQWGETDAAIAAKNWLGQIFSYNQPIGFAIYLVLIFVFTFFYSFILVKPDQIAENLQKSNAYIPGVRPGLETETYVTKSLFRVTVIGALFLMVVAALPIIASMALGHDYAQIGGTSLLIIIGVALETAKQIETDTQDKVYAGFMR; encoded by the coding sequence ATGGAGACATTGAAGCGGCTTTTCAAGAACAAGGACGTCCTTCTCAAGATCGGCTTCACGCTGCTGGCCTTCCTGGTCTTCAAGCTCCTCACCTATGTCACCATGCCTCTGATCAACCCGGAGTCGCTCACCGCGCTCTTCGACAACAGCGGCTTCCTCGGAATCGTCAACTCGATCTCCGGCGACGCGCTGCGCAACTATTCGATCATCGCCCTCGGCATCAGCCCGTACATCACCGCGTCGATCGTCATCCAGCTCCTCCAGATGGACATCATCCCCGTCCTGAAGGAATGGGGCGAGGAAGGCGAAGTCGGACGCGCGAAGATCAGCCGCCTGACCCGCTACGTGGCGATGGGGCTCGCCTTCATCCAGGCGATCGCGATGACCTTTGCGTTCCACAGTTCGCAGACCGCGCTCTTTGAGTACGGCGTCTCCGACTGGGCGACCGAAGGCGGCCGGAACCTCTGGTTCCTCATCTACTTCTACATCGCGATCGTGCTGACCGCCGGCACCGCGTTCATGATCTGGCTCGCCGATCAGATCACGCTGCACGGCGTGGGCAACGGCTCGTCGATGCTGATCGTGGCCGGCATCGTCATCTCCTTCCCGGGAACGATCGCCTCGCTCATCCAGTACTATATCGTCGACCCCTCCGGCGCCCTCGGCGATTCGGTCTCGGCGGTCCAGGGGCAACCCTGGGGATACGTCCTCTTCGGCGTCTGCATCCTGCTCTTCGTGATCGTCCTCGTCGGCATCACCTACATGCAGGCCGCGACCCGCAAGATCCCGATCCAGTACGCGAACCGCCCGGCCGGCTCGAAGTTCTCCGGCAAGTCGGATTCGAACCTTCCGATCAAGATCAACACCGCGAACGTGATTCCGGTCATCTTCGCCTCGATCATCCTCTCGCTTCCGAACACGATCTTCAGCTACATCCAGTGGGGCGAGACCGACGCGGCCATCGCGGCGAAGAACTGGCTCGGCCAGATCTTCTCCTACAACCAGCCGATCGGCTTCGCGATCTACCTCGTCCTGATCTTCGTCTTCACCTTCTTCTATTCGTTCATCCTCGTCAAGCCGGACCAGATCGCGGAAAACCTGCAGAAGTCGAACGCGTACATCCCCGGTGTCCGTCCCGGTCTCGAAACGGAAACCTACGTCACGAAGTCGCTGTTCCGCGTCACCGTCATCGGCGCGCTGTTCCTCATGGTGGTGGCGGCGCTCCCGATCATCGCCTCGATGGCCCTCGGCCACGACTACGCGCAGATCGGCGGCACGTCGCTTCTGATCATCATCGGCGTCGCGCTCGAAACCGCGAAGCAGATCGAAACCGATACGCAGGACAAGGTCTACGCCGGATTCATGAGGTAG
- a CDS encoding adenylate kinase: MVNMLIMGKPGAGKGTLASRLLDHYRLAHISTGNIYREEIAKGSAIGVEAQKYISQGELVPDDMTNAIVYDILKNHPMEHGFMLDGYPRTKAQAIALDEMLHALGLSLDVVVNMDIDDDLLMRRMAGRRVCPKCGATYNVSTKPPKVEGVCDVCGTALIQRADDSEESVKNRLRIYNKATRPLLGYYEKTGLLMTVDGALPTTAVFDRIVAGLDGKRHGHDQV; the protein is encoded by the coding sequence ATGGTCAACATGCTGATCATGGGCAAGCCGGGGGCCGGCAAGGGGACGCTCGCGTCCCGCCTGCTCGACCACTACCGGCTCGCCCATATCTCGACCGGCAACATCTACCGCGAGGAGATCGCGAAGGGCTCCGCCATCGGCGTCGAAGCCCAGAAATACATCTCCCAGGGAGAACTGGTGCCGGACGACATGACCAACGCCATCGTCTACGACATCCTCAAAAACCACCCGATGGAACACGGCTTCATGCTCGACGGCTATCCCCGGACGAAAGCCCAGGCGATCGCCCTCGACGAGATGCTCCACGCCCTCGGCCTCAGTCTCGACGTCGTCGTCAACATGGACATCGACGACGACCTCCTGATGCGCCGGATGGCGGGACGCCGCGTCTGCCCCAAGTGCGGGGCGACGTACAACGTCTCCACCAAGCCGCCGAAGGTCGAAGGCGTCTGCGACGTCTGCGGCACGGCCCTGATCCAGCGCGCCGACGACTCCGAGGAATCGGTGAAGAACCGGCTCCGGATCTACAACAAGGCGACGCGGCCGCTGCTCGGCTACTACGAGAAGACCGGCCTGCTCATGACCGTCGACGGCGCCCTGCCGACGACGGCGGTCTTCGATCGAATCGTCGCCGGATTGGACGGCAAACGCCATGGTCACGATCAAGTCTGA
- the map gene encoding type I methionyl aminopeptidase, translated as MVTIKSEREIALMREAGRIVALAHREVARHIRPGVTTAQLDEVVERTIRSLDAIPSFKGYEGFPAAACISVNEVVIHGIPSPKKTLKAGDIVSVDIGATYRGYHGDSAWTYPCGEIAPEAAALLAATEGSLFAGLAFAKGGNRLTDISHAVQTYAEARGYSVVREFTGHGIGSQLHEDPQILNYGAPGRGITLRPGMTIAVEPMINAGKKEVRVLRDGWTTVTLDGRLSAHFEHTVLITGTGYEILTKVEKE; from the coding sequence ATGGTCACGATCAAGTCTGAACGGGAGATCGCCCTGATGCGCGAAGCGGGACGGATCGTCGCGCTCGCGCACCGGGAGGTCGCCAGACACATCAGGCCGGGGGTCACGACCGCCCAGCTCGACGAAGTCGTCGAGCGGACGATCCGCTCCCTGGACGCGATCCCTTCCTTCAAGGGCTACGAAGGCTTCCCCGCGGCGGCCTGCATCTCGGTGAACGAGGTCGTGATCCACGGGATCCCGTCGCCGAAGAAGACCTTGAAGGCGGGGGACATCGTCTCCGTCGACATCGGTGCGACGTACAGGGGATACCACGGCGATTCCGCCTGGACCTATCCCTGCGGCGAGATCGCGCCCGAAGCCGCGGCGCTCCTGGCCGCGACCGAGGGAAGCCTGTTCGCCGGCCTCGCGTTCGCGAAGGGCGGCAATCGGCTCACCGACATCTCGCACGCGGTGCAGACCTACGCCGAGGCGAGGGGCTACAGCGTCGTCCGCGAGTTCACCGGACACGGCATCGGCTCCCAGCTGCACGAAGACCCCCAGATCCTGAACTACGGCGCTCCCGGCAGGGGCATCACGCTCCGCCCGGGGATGACGATCGCGGTCGAACCGATGATCAACGCCGGCAAGAAGGAAGTCCGGGTCCTCAGGGACGGCTGGACCACCGTCACGCTCGACGGCAGGCTCAGCGCCCACTTCGAGCACACGGTCCTGATCACCGGGACCGGATACGAGATCCTGACGAAAGTCGAAAAGGAGTGA
- the infA gene encoding translation initiation factor IF-1: MAKKDDVIEMLGTVVEVLPNAQFIVELEIGHRIIGHVSGKIRMHYIRILPGDKVKVELSTYDLTRGRITYRIN, encoded by the coding sequence ATGGCAAAGAAAGATGACGTGATCGAAATGCTCGGCACGGTCGTGGAGGTTCTCCCGAACGCGCAGTTCATCGTCGAACTGGAGATCGGGCATCGCATCATCGGACACGTTTCTGGTAAAATCCGCATGCATTACATACGCATTTTACCAGGCGACAAGGTCAAGGTCGAACTGTCGACCTATGATTTAACACGTGGCCGCATCACCTACCGCATCAACTGA
- the rpmJ gene encoding 50S ribosomal protein L36: MKIRPSVKKICDKCKIIKRHGNVMVICENPKHKQRQGK; encoded by the coding sequence ATGAAAATCAGACCGTCCGTCAAGAAAATCTGCGACAAATGCAAAATCATCAAGCGCCATGGCAACGTCATGGTGATCTGCGAAAATCCGAAACACAAGCAGAGACAGGGAAAGTAG
- the rpsM gene encoding 30S ribosomal protein S13 yields the protein MARIAGVDIPREKRVVISLCYIYGIGKTLSQRILKVANISEDKRVKDLTDDELVRIRTEVSKYKVEGDLRREVALNIKRLIEIGSYRGIRHRKGLPTRGQNTRNNARTRKGPRKTIANKKK from the coding sequence ATGGCTCGCATTGCAGGAGTAGACATCCCGAGGGAAAAACGCGTCGTCATTTCCCTCTGCTACATTTACGGCATCGGCAAGACCCTTTCGCAACGGATCCTCAAGGTGGCGAACATCTCCGAGGACAAGCGCGTCAAGGACCTCACCGACGACGAACTCGTCCGGATCCGCACCGAAGTCTCGAAGTACAAGGTGGAAGGCGATCTCCGTCGTGAAGTCGCCCTCAACATCAAGCGGCTGATCGAAATCGGATCGTACCGCGGCATCCGCCATCGCAAGGGCCTTCCGACCCGCGGTCAGAACACGCGGAACAACGCCCGTACCCGCAAGGGTCCGCGGAAGACCATCGCGAACAAGAAGAAATAG
- the rpsK gene encoding 30S ribosomal protein S11 codes for MARTVVTKKRRVKKNIPLGVAHIHSTFNNTIITITDPAGNAIAWSSSGAVGYKGSRKSTPYAAGLASEACAKAAMENGVQRVEVSVKGPGPGREAAIRSLQVAGLEITAIKDVTPVPHNGCRPPKRPRG; via the coding sequence ATGGCACGTACCGTCGTCACCAAGAAACGTCGTGTGAAGAAGAACATCCCGCTCGGGGTGGCCCATATCCATTCGACCTTCAACAACACCATCATCACCATCACCGACCCGGCCGGCAACGCGATCGCGTGGAGTTCCTCCGGCGCCGTCGGATACAAGGGCAGCCGCAAGTCGACGCCCTACGCCGCCGGCCTCGCGTCCGAAGCCTGCGCGAAGGCCGCCATGGAAAACGGCGTCCAGCGCGTCGAAGTTTCCGTCAAGGGCCCCGGCCCCGGCCGCGAAGCCGCGATCCGCAGCCTCCAGGTGGCGGGTCTCGAGATCACCGCGATCAAGGACGTCACGCCGGTCCCCCACAACGGGTGCCGCCCGCCGAAGCGTCCGCGCGGATAA
- a CDS encoding DNA-directed RNA polymerase subunit alpha, giving the protein MKDLKFEKPKTITEEINENYGRFVVTPLDRGFGITIGNSLRRVLLSSLPGAAIINLQIDEVSHEFTAIDNVVEDVTAIVLNLKGVVLTIDSTNPAVEKRLEIIVEGPCDVTAADIIADDEVDIVNPDHYICHVNKGKRFRMVMNARKGNGYVSADKNAAFRENKVGVIPIDSLYTPVVRANYAVDKTRVDDNADYDKLTVEVWTNGSMGPKEAIGMAAKMLIDHLHSVVELSTKAMAEDFMIERKSEESSRNLEKPIEDLDLSVRSYNCLKRAGIHTLGELIEKTEEDMMKVRNLGKKSLKEVKQKLEELGLGLAKH; this is encoded by the coding sequence ATGAAGGACTTGAAATTCGAAAAGCCGAAGACCATCACCGAGGAAATCAACGAGAACTACGGTCGCTTCGTCGTCACCCCGTTGGATCGCGGCTTTGGAATTACCATCGGTAACTCCCTGAGACGAGTTTTATTGTCTTCTCTGCCCGGCGCCGCGATCATCAATCTCCAAATCGACGAAGTCAGCCACGAATTCACCGCCATCGACAACGTCGTCGAAGACGTCACCGCGATCGTCCTGAACCTGAAGGGCGTCGTCCTGACGATCGATTCGACGAATCCCGCCGTCGAGAAGCGCCTCGAGATCATCGTCGAGGGCCCCTGCGACGTCACCGCCGCCGACATCATCGCCGACGACGAGGTCGACATCGTCAACCCCGACCACTACATCTGCCACGTCAACAAGGGCAAGCGTTTCCGCATGGTCATGAACGCCCGCAAGGGCAACGGCTACGTCTCGGCCGACAAGAACGCGGCGTTCCGCGAGAACAAGGTCGGCGTCATCCCGATCGACTCGCTCTACACCCCGGTCGTCCGCGCCAACTACGCCGTCGACAAGACCCGCGTCGACGACAACGCCGACTACGACAAGCTCACCGTCGAAGTCTGGACCAACGGTTCCATGGGACCGAAGGAAGCCATCGGCATGGCCGCCAAGATGCTCATCGACCATCTCCATTCCGTCGTCGAGCTCTCCACCAAGGCGATGGCCGAGGACTTCATGATCGAGCGCAAGTCGGAAGAATCCTCCAGGAACCTGGAGAAGCCGATCGAGGACCTCGATCTGTCCGTCAGAAGCTACAACTGCCTGAAGCGCGCCGGCATCCATACCCTCGGAGAACTCATCGAGAAGACCGAGGAAGACATGATGAAGGTCCGCAATCTCGGCAAGAAATCGTTGAAAGAAGTCAAACAAAAGCTCGAAGAACTCGGCTTGGGTCTGGCGAAACACTAA
- the rplQ gene encoding 50S ribosomal protein L17 translates to MARGYAKLHRDSSSRKALIRDLATQLILHGRIETSVVKAKELRRTVEHLITLAKKGDLASIRLAGRTVRPLEIEDQTALQKLFKEIGPKYQDRNGGYTRIFRVGYRLGDSCPMAIIELV, encoded by the coding sequence ATGGCTAGAGGATACGCAAAACTCCACCGGGACAGCTCGAGCCGCAAGGCGCTCATCCGCGATCTCGCGACGCAACTCATCCTGCACGGCAGGATCGAGACGTCCGTGGTCAAGGCGAAGGAACTCCGCCGTACCGTCGAACATCTGATCACGCTCGCGAAGAAGGGCGACCTCGCGTCGATCCGCCTCGCGGGCCGCACCGTCCGTCCGCTCGAGATCGAGGACCAGACGGCGCTGCAGAAGCTCTTCAAGGAAATCGGCCCGAAGTATCAGGACCGCAACGGCGGCTACACCCGCATCTTCCGGGTCGGCTACCGTCTCGGCGACTCCTGCCCGATGGCGATCATCGAACTCGTCTGA